TTGGCATGTGCTTAGGAAAGTAGCAAAGTTGTGAGTGTAAACATGCCATGTCTGTGACTTGATGCAGGGAATCACTGGAATACACTTCTCTGGAGGACAGAAGTGCTATATTAAATCGCAAGTCAAAGCCAGCCTTCCAGACGTGGACTCTTTTAACAAGCAGTCATTGATGTTTGACCTGGTACTGTTGCTCTGTGGACATTCATATGATACTAGAATTTTATTAAACACATGTGGATATTCCTAACTACTAAAGCTTTTAGTATATTCATTAACCTGCATCAATACAGCATTATATAGCTCATGGAGAAATGATGCCCATATAAATACAATCAATGCCCTTGTGAGGTTGGACTCATTAAGTGTCTCTTATGGTGCCAGACGGATGACATCATGCCAGTAAAGTTTGATGATGAGTCTCTTATCTGGATGGCTGCGGACCACCCTCTGAAGGACACCAGTTTTCTGAGCACCACCATCCTGGACCACTGTGGAGGACTCCCTATCTTCTGGCTCCAACCAACCTATCATAAAGGtacctttcttttttctccattttattACTATAAGAGTGTGGAAATCCTCCCAAAATATGAACTAACACTTGTTATGCACCTGACCTGTTTGCTATGCCTAGAAGATTAGTCTCTTATTTAAGGGTCAGTGGTGTACTGCACAGGTTGTCAcactttagggttagggttaacatcGTAAACTCACTTTCTGTATACAGACTTACATACAAAAACTCCTGTGTCACATTAAAAAGCAATGATCTTGAAATATGCAAGAAATCTTGATATCGGTGCAGCTAATTCAATTATTCAGCAGAGTGGAGGCTATGGAGTAGTGTGCTCTGTGGACATGTATGGTGTCTGGTGGATGTTGACCCAGTATCCATGTCCCCATGTGTGACTGCCTGaacagatggggagaggagaaagagagacacccaGCGTGCCAAGCGTCAGTTTGACATGGAGGAGTTTGAGACtgctgcagaggagaggaacaccGTGGGCCGTGTGGAGAACAGCACCTCCAAAAGGGcagtggaggatgagggggggttaGCCTACACCGTGGGGTCAGGCTTCAACCCAGAAAACCCCTATCATGTAACTAAAAGAGAGTTTTTGTCACTGCAAGTGTTGACTGCAAGAATGTAACATTTTCCAGATGAGATATTTAATTCACATGAACTTTTATTCAAAGCCTGTAAGCTACCCCTAAAGAAAACCATTATGAATTCATAACATCTCAATTAAGTACAAGTTTACAAATCCCATTCCAGGGTAAACTATATAACACATTCACATAATTTAAAATTCAGCACAACAGCTGTTATATCGAAGTTTGCAAAATAAATCCCACTCATCTACAGTAGGTGTTGTGGGTGAGTAGGTGTTAAATTAACAGCTGCAATTTCAGGtcacaagcagaggtgatagcTGCCATCTAATGTTTATAGCCCTCTTTCACGAAAGGGTGAGAAAATTGCTTGCTGCAATTAATTAGCTTGCTAAAGCACTGAACTACTTTTGTGAGTGAATAAACAGGCTTTCTTAGATAATGAAGTCAGTATTGGATAAACTTACCTTCACAAACCTGAATTATGTACCTCTTGTTATGTACAGCGCAGTCAGGATGGAGATGAAGGCaccatgacctttgaccccatgCTGGACCATCGAGGGATCTGCTGCACGGAATGCCGACGCAGCTACACCCACTGTCAGAGGATATGTGAGCCCCTGGGCGGCCACTGGCCCTGGCCTTACAACTACAGAGGTTGCCAGGTAGCCTGCAGAGTGATTCTGCCTTGCCGTTGGTGGGTGGCCCGCATATTAGGTATTCTGTGAGGGCATACACTTTTCTCCTGCTAAATGGACCAATTAAGCCAAATATGCCAAATGTCTCTAAAGTTAAGGCTCCACAATGGTGTATTTATATGCAGATATTTATTTTGTAACATGGTGTTTGGTTGTAAATACCTGATGTAGCAGACACGTTTAGCTTGTTAGCATGTAACAGGGACCACAGAGCATTAGTGAGAATCTGCCAGCTAAGACAAATTTACACCTGGACCCTTGAGACAATATTTAGCATATAAACCACGTACTCTCTTTCAGCAGGCTGAGAAAACAGACTTTGGAGAGAACAAGTAAGAATCCCAGTTGGTAGATTTAGATTTAGATTTGCAAGTAACCACATACCCTATTAATCTCTGTCTTTTACAAAAAACATTAACTACATACCAATGCTTCAAGCACTGCACGGTATTTGATGGAATGTATGGAAATGGGTGCAAAGGCTACGCGAATGCTTAATAAAAATGATGTACATCTTACATGACTGCATGGTATACATACAGTAATGACAAGTACAGTACACAGTGTTCTTCATGTCCTGGAGATCAATCCATTTCATGTCATTTTGTTTTTTGGGGCCTGCTGGGTCCTTCAGTACAAACTGATGTGACAGCAGTGGTTACTACAACTCCCTCTCACAAACCAACACCAGGTTAGGGCAGTGCCATTTGTGCACGTTGACATCTCCATTGATGTGAACTAATGTGAGATGAGTGTCAGAGCATCCGTGAGGGACAGTATAGTAAAAGTGACatttcaataaaaaaacaagaacATAGGGGAAAGACTAAGCCATCATGTAACATAATGAAAATCCATCCCAGCTTGCATTTGAAAAAATCCCTTTTACTTTGATTTCTTTTTATTTGGACTGCTGTAATTCTGCAATTTCCGCTGGGATTAATACGtacctacccacccacccacttacCCACCTACCTACCTTCCTATATTGTAGCACACATCTCAGACATTTCCTCTATCTTTGAAATAAAAAGAAATCAGATCCATATCCGTATCATTTTCCAACTCCCTAAATAATTGAAAAGGGCCACATTGAGATCAAGCTGATCTGACACAGCAGCACTCACGTCCATCATAGCACGAGCAACGTGGCATCACAGCGCCGCTGCCGCCCAAACCGCATCGAAGGCAACCAGGAAGTGTGAAGGAACAACACAAAGAGATGCTTGTCTCCATGCGAGGAGATCTCTCCTGCTTTTTCATAGGGGTGGAGGTGCTTATCACATCTGCAGTGCTGATAAGACAGTCCCTGTGCCTCCGTAGGCTATATAATATTAATCCCCCTCCCACGTCTGCAGATGCACTTAAAGGAAGGTGACAAGCATGACATATCCAGGACCTCCTGATGGCTCGTGCTCTGGAGTGCAGCCGCTAAAAGAGCCCCAAGTACCCTGAAGTGATGTAAATTTGCAGGGGGAGTCCAATTTCCATCACAGCGCTGTCACTGTCATGGTCATTAAACTAAATCAACCCGCTGTGTGTCACACGGCTCCCATTTTAAGGTCCCCTCAATAATGGAGTTATACTTGGACTGCAGATTGCAGCACCACGTCGAATCTCTGACCTGACAGCCAGAGCAAGACTAGGCAAGACCGCACTTTATTTCATCTTTTCAAATCCCAGCCTGACGCTGTATGTGAAAGCAAGAGGTAGCATGAAATGTTTAATTGATCATTTTGACCCCATTGGATCTCAGAATTGTCTCAATGGAAATTCTGTGTCATAAACGATGGTCCTCAAGTAATTCAGACCTGAGTATAATATTGTATGTCCTGTTTCTGTCAGCGGTTTCCTCCCTACTCTTCTCCTGAATATATACTATAGGACAAAGAACTAAAGACAGAGAACTATGTCTGACTCCAAGGAAAGCCAGACACAAGAAGAGGGAAAACTCACAAAGAAGAAAGGAAAAACATCAccagaagcaaaaaaaaaagccatTTAAACTGAGAAAAATCCATTGCCCAGAATAACAGAAGTTTGGATATCCTGAGGCCGTGTTTTTGAAAAACTTGTTTCCTTTTGCCATCCCCCTTCTAAAGAGAGAAATGTACCCCTGTTGAGGGGACGAGACGAATGTGTTGGAGGAGCAGCTCCAGTGTGGGAGACAGTAGCGCCTTTTTGTTTGTCTCACCACTGGAGCCATGCTTACCCAGGGAGCCCTGCAGGCCAGGGAACAAACAGAGCTTTGTGAGCACTGACCCGCTGTGCCCAGCAGCCAGACTGCGAACCTCCACTCCTGTGCTAATGGGAAACCATAGACAAGGAGTCCACAGCTGCCCGGCGTGGGGGGAGCTCTGCTCACTTCTCACATCCACCTGTGCTTTCATCACTGTACATCAAAACAAGGACAGGCTGGCAATGTGCTGCAGCCGCCATTGGTGAAGCCGCATGACCACAAGCTCAAATTGCTCCTATTTTCTCGGGGGGTTTCAACTGGCACCAATCTCCATCCTATGGAGCAGACATGCCTTAGCCTAATGATTTATTGTTGCACATATAGTCTGACTAATCAAGCTTCCACACTCACTGGATCTCACCATGAATACATGGGAATATAACCTGTCAGAAAACTGCTTGTTCGAGCCTTTGAGGCATTAGCAGTGTGAAGTGAACCACTCGTGCATGCACTCTCTACATTTGATTGCATGTTTGCCATTACTGTCAGACATGAATAGAATAGGCAGGAGTGACAGTTCGCTTTGCACCTAAACCAGTACACAGAAAACCTTTTAGGCCTGCTCATTATGTTTTTACGCTAGAGAGCACTGAAATGCTTTTTATTGTTGCTGGCATTTTCAGAAAATCCTGTAACACAAGATGAATTTTGCCATGGAAATATCAACATAGCCAACTACACATTTTATGATCCTTGTCCCTGGTATGGTTGGAATGAGCATGGTTTTGGTACATGGATTAAATGCTTTTTAATCCCATGGTTCAGTAACCACTAGCAGCTCTGCCCAGTAGTCTGATTCTCCCTGCTGTttgccagtctctctctcaagtTTTCCTGCCTCAGGCTATGGTggcagccttctctctctcttatttagTATGCAAGCCCCAAATGCCCATTAATTAAATGACTGCTGGTTCGGTTCAAGGAGTCCAGCCTTGTTTATTTCAGTGAGTTAAACTGTAAATAGCTTATATTGATCTGCTTGCGTCCAGAGAAATATATTAGTACTGTAAGAAATGAAACAAGGTTGAAATCATCCCTGTCGCCAGCATTACTCTGTGAATGTTGTCCACTCTTCACTACCTGGACTTTGCCTGTCTCGCTCAGTGAATTTGTTTCTCTTGAACGTTAAACCTTTGAGTAGGTGTAGTGTAGGTGTCAGGTGGTACAAAGGTAGGTGTAGGTACAAACTGGCCATTGTAGAGGATTGTGTATGATTTGTGGCGGGGGTCTTTATAATAGGAATGGCTGTGCGTGGGGGAGTTTCCAAACAGAAATGTGACTTCAGAGAAGTCACCAGCCAGTGGAATAGCGTTTACTTGTTTGAGGGAGGTTTAAGTAACCAGCCAACAGAGAAAACACATTCAGCTTCATTTTGGTACCACCATTTGTGGTTGTTAAttctaaaaaaaagaagaaaaaaaagtattttctgtGAGTGACAGTTCCAATGAAGGTGCAATTTAATATGATTGTTTTTTTGGGCTTCTCAGTGTTCTGAAAACTCCCCTCCGTTTTGCCTCCTGTTCTGTATGTGCATTGGCAAAAATCATCACAAAAGCTAGCTCCTCCGCACCAATGTCAAGAGGCTTACACCATGAAAGCACAAGTTGTCTAAAGTGTTGCTGGATGTACTGACAAAGTTTATGAAGAAGaaagtaaatgtgtttttttaatcCTCTGCAGCACGTGCAACAATGAGAGCCTTGGTGCTTAGATATGTCACCCCAGGGGCAGGCGCTGTACTTAAGGATTACAACAGCCTCATTATCTTCCTCAACTCACATCAGATCCTAGAAGCAGTTTGTCACAGGCAGACTCCTCTCTGCCAGTAGGCATCAGACCAATCCTCCTGCAACACTACTGTACATAATTGCCATATGGACAGCATTTTGAGCCAGACTGAAGACTAAAAAGCCCTCCAGGCAGATTCCCCAGATAACTAAATGAATATTTTATCTAATTTCCATCTAATTTGCACCAAATTATTATACAGAACTGAAATTTTTAATTAATTTATAGAACAGATCAAACACAGGTTTATACTTTGATATCTGGGAGCTTTTATTTTGATAATTTGCACACAAAGAATTCATGCCAAAACCTTTGTTTTGATCTTTAGTCTAGTATTCCCTACGTCAATATATAATGATGCACTATAATAAAACATACAGCAAATTAATAACTGTCACTGCACATGAAATGCTTGTCTGGGCTGTGTGAGTGGTTGCAGTGAACAGTCCCTTTACCTGCCACCCTGCTGATTAATTAATTTCACAGTGTTTAATTAAACCCACAGTCTGGGGAGTCTTGGCATCAACATGAGGAGTCCTATCTGGGTCTTGTGTGTTTAGAGATTACTCAGAGACGCTCTCAGACAACTGCTCTCACACAGAAGTTGACTCTGACGTCAGCCACTCTGGGGACTGAAGACCATGATTGTCTCAATGTCATCTGCCAGTCATGAGTTCACACTGCAGGGAGGCATGGTAGCACCACACCATTTGTTAGCATTTGTTAGGATGTGTACTG
The DNA window shown above is from Osmerus eperlanus chromosome 3, fOsmEpe2.1, whole genome shotgun sequence and carries:
- the cnmd gene encoding leukocyte cell-derived chemotaxin 1, with product MRETSEKVATAGSQDFEQCMPTTYSGTRSPAAFGRQLWFGGAALVIGAILMFCGAIGAFYLWKGSDRSVYNVRYSMSINGKVKEGTMEIDSDNNLERFRTGSGSDEAVEIHDFHIGITGIHFSGGQKCYIKSQVKASLPDVDSFNKQSLMFDLTDDIMPVKFDDESLIWMAADHPLKDTSFLSTTILDHCGGLPIFWLQPTYHKDGERRKRDTQRAKRQFDMEEFETAAEERNTVGRVENSTSKRAVEDEGGLAYTVGSGFNPENPYHRSQDGDEGTMTFDPMLDHRGICCTECRRSYTHCQRICEPLGGHWPWPYNYRGCQVACRVILPCRWWVARILGIL